GGATCAAAGTCATGGAAGCAGACTTTTAGTTGTACCGCCCACTATTTGAAAGGATATAATAGTTCCTTCCGGGTGCGTGTTAATTGATGATGGGGCAACACTTCGACATTTCACTTCTACAGGGAAGTCTCCTGGGAGGAATTCCTCCAGGCTTATTACAGCTTTTCATAGAGGGGGTAGATTGAAGTGATTGCAGCAGAAAGCTGACCTGAAATAGAAATATAATTCTGTCTGTTGGCTTTGTAGAAAGATCAAACATGACCATAATTATTCTTCTCATATCATTCTAATACAATGGATTGAGGGGGTGCATCTATGCCACCAGAGGAAATGCTATATGATAGAAGAGTTCTCTTCACCGCGTAAGATCACTGGAGGTTCCCTTTTTTTTGTTCTTCTTGCCCAGTAAAGTGGAACAAAGAAAGGTTGCTTGCTACCAAGCCAAGAGCTTGCAAAATGATTTTCGAATGAAAGTTAGATATTGAGTTTCTCCCAACCTATGATAATCAGTTTGATGTTTAATCCTCTTCCAATTTAAGATGGCCATTTTGGGTTCTCTCACCCTTTCAAAGTTGATATTATATTGTCATTTTTCACCATGTAAGTTTTATTTCCAAATCAACTTGGAAGTAACTTAGAAAtctaattcttttatttcaaaagcCATACCACAATGGCCTTGAGTTTATCGATAAATTGCTCATTTTATCTCACTTCAATTCCTTCAAATTCTGAAACTGTAGTTGGCCAATACTGAAGAATTCATTGATGGCCAATTTACTGGAAACCTGGGGGAGATTCTCATAAGGTAGGCTTTTCAAGATCTTCTTCCATGAActttagtattattttttttattaattttgttttcattttgcAGGTGCAACAATGTTTTGTATCTTCGAGGTGTGCCAGaggatgaagagattgaagacgCTGATTGAGGATGGTTATTTTCTCGTTCTTATTTTACAAACTTTGCATGCACATTTTAATGCAGTCAGATTATTGTAACCTAGTGAAACTTGAATTGGAATTTTTTAGATTGTATGTATTTTACGTCTTGCACTAAGAACTGATACTGGATGAACTTAAGCTCCTTTTTACCTCCGATCACTGAAGGGCCACTTAGTTTTTTTgatgtaaaattaaaaaaaaaaaaactcatgagTTTGTGTGACTATGGTTTGGGTCGTGAGCTCACGACCTCCGCACAAACTCATGACTAGGCTACTACAAGCTCATGGCTTGAGATGAGGTCAAGTCATCGTGACTAGGCTACTGCATaagcttttttctttttttttttttcatgaatttTTTTACATGTTTGCTGGAAATTGAGGGGAAAATAATTGTATAATTAACACCAAATTTGCTAAGATTATAATAATAACATTTTTTTAATCCCCATGGGATGTCTAATTGCGGTATGTCCAATCGATTAGAGGCGGTAGATGAGCAATTACCTTTTtattacaataataataacattttaatcataaatttaaatcaaacatCATTGgcttaaattaataataatttaatattttcttaTCGAAATAAGCCGAATATTTTCTTAGGGTTTTAACGGCCGAACCAACTTGAACCGGCAAACGGTCGCGATTTTGAATTTCTTTTTCCGGTTCATTGACCCTAAAGTTGTCCGTCGACTTTATTGTTCGATCGGGTCGGCCTTCTTCTCCAATAGCTCAAGCGATCACATCGTCACTCGCCGGCGCGCCCTTATTCTTCCCCGGCAACGCCGCTGGTTTCTTAACACTGCCGCCTGTGTCCGTGCCGGAGAAGTAATCTCTCTCTATTCTATCTCCTTACCACTGGAGACGTCTGCCGATAGGGCACTTGTCAATGAGATCAAAGTAAATGCATTCGAATGATTACTGGAGAATGGAAGGGACTTATTGGATCTGATGAAAGATGGAGCTCAGGTGGAGTCGAATAGCGAAGAGCAGAAATCTGGGGAAAAATTGCCTTGCTGCTAACATTTTCAAAACATCCTTATCGATTCAGCTTCTGCTTCAGAGACTCTACAGGTAaagattttgttttcttttcatgAAGGTTTTCTGAAATTGGAGAAAGCTTTAGAAGATGATACCGCGATCTGAGTACTTTGGAAAATGGTGGATCAGAGGGTGCGAATGATACCATTCTGTCAGAACCGATCAGGTTGAGTTTACGAGTGAAAATCATactaagaagagaagaagaagaaatcaaagGCTTCTTCCTATGATGGCGAGGTTGGTGATTTAGTTAATGATGAGACTTCAACTGAGGAAGCTCTGTAAAGAGGATCATGACTGGAGCGAAGAGTTCTTCAGCTGTCGAGAGCATCCAAAAGCCTCAAATTTGGTCTGCATAGATCAGCTTTATTTAGCAGTAATGGGCAAGATTGATGGAAATGTTGGAAGATGGCTTGATGCAACTTCTTTTGAATGTCTAGAAATGCTTTGATGGTGTGAGCTTGCTGATCATCAGTAGTGCTTGTTTCGATTCACAATTCGCTACAATGTGATGAACTTCTATGCAAAACCAGGAGTATGAGATTTGTCAAGCTCATCTTAGGTTTTACAGACTTGATTGATAAAAA
This region of Zingiber officinale cultivar Zhangliang chromosome 9A, Zo_v1.1, whole genome shotgun sequence genomic DNA includes:
- the LOC122019586 gene encoding probable small nuclear ribonucleoprotein F produces the protein MGQHFDISLLQGSLLGGIPPGLLQLFIEGLANTEEFIDGQFTGNLGEILIRCNNVLYLRGVPEDEEIEDAD